The genomic stretch TCGACTTCCATGCCTCGGAAACCTGTTTCGAGCAACTCATCCAGTTCATTGATGATTTCCAATGCCTGCTTGACTGAAGCGACACAGCGTTGGGTGTATTTTAGGAAAATCTCTTGCATGTTTTCTGGCAAACGCATTTTGCGCCCGACCACCATCCCCGCAATATCCTTGGCTTGATTGATGATTTGATCTTGCATCCACAGCACATCCAGCAAATCACGACGATCGACTGGCATGAAAAATCCGCGCGGCAAGTTATGGCGTAAATCCTTTTTCATATCATCCGCGAGATGTTCGCTATCCACAATAGCTTGATGCGCAGCGGTAATTTTTTGCTCATCATCGCTATTCATCCCTTCAGCCAGTATGATTAAATGTTTGATTCCCTTGTAAACACAATACATGTGCTCTTGAAGGGGACGTATCGGCGATTTGCCGAACAATCCTGCGATATGGTTTTTAGGCATGACACTTACCTTTCCAAAGCTAGAAAAAACGCGGATAGTATGAAGAGCTTGCTAGCTGAATCAAAGCTAAA from Thiothrix litoralis encodes the following:
- a CDS encoding TIGR00153 family protein gives rise to the protein MPKNHIAGLFGKSPIRPLQEHMYCVYKGIKHLIILAEGMNSDDEQKITAAHQAIVDSEHLADDMKKDLRHNLPRGFFMPVDRRDLLDVLWMQDQIINQAKDIAGMVVGRKMRLPENMQEIFLKYTQRCVASVKQALEIINELDELLETGFRGMEVDHVEEMLKELSRIERQTDECQVELRKILFTLEDSLRPTDVMFTYRLIEWMGRVADDAQRVGSRLQLMLAR